The genomic stretch ggttaagactctgagctcccaatgcagggggcctgggttcgatccctggtcagggaactagatctcacatacatgccgcaactaagagttcgcatgccacaactaaggagcctggtggccacaattaaggagcccacgagctgcaactaaggagcccacctgccgcaactaagacccagcgcaaccaaataaataaataaaaagtgaaatattttaaaatatgatacaaatgaacttatgtacaaaacagaaacagactcacagacatagaaaacaaatttatggttaacaaaggggaaaggggatagGGGAGGGATCAattagagtttgggattagcagatacaaattactatacataaaatagataaacaacaaggtcctactgtgtaatatatgtgtgtgtgtgtgtgtgtgtgtgtgtgtgtgtgtataaactgtatttatacatatatataaactgaatcactttgctgtacaccggaaactaacacaacattgtaaatcgactatacttcataaaaagaattttttttaattacatataaagaaaaaaacagtacttGTATAGTAGAGAAACCTGGTAGACtctaccttaaccaagtgatcaaagttaatatGACTGGTAAGAGGATAAATCAACAGCATGGCTTCTGTGGTAttctgccaaaaatgcataatttGAATCTAATTATGAGGAAATATCAGGTAAACCCAAactgaaggacattctacaaatgatCTGGCCTTTCATCTTAAAAAATGTCAATATCATGAAAGACATGAAGAACTCTGGAAGACAACTGAATGAAATGTGTGATCCAagattttcttttgctataaaagAGAGGACAACTggaaaattttgaataaattttacAGATTGGGTAATAGTATTGTAttgatgttaatttcctgattttgagaattgcactgtggttatgtaagagaatgtcttTGATTTTAGGGAACACTGAAGTATTCAGGGATAAAGGGCCATGAGGATGATGATGAGTGCAAAGTTGATGGGGCCATGGAGGCAAACTTGGGGCAGGGATTATTCACCACAGTTCTCaaacatttctggaaaaaaaatatagagagagagagagaaagaggaggaagagagaaaatctgagtgagagagagaatgacacagcaaatgtggtaaaatgtccATGTCTGAGGAATCTGGATGAAGGTAAACAACAGCCCCTGTGACCCAGGCCCTGACCCCTGATCCCCAGTGACCTGAATCCCTGtaactattcttgcaacttttctctaagtctgaacccatgtcaaaaataaaaacctaggTCAGATCAGGTCAGGTCAAGTTTTCCACTTCAGCTTGTTGCTCTTGTGTGGGTGCTAGGGAAACACTGGGTTTGGCCCTCTCTAGACAAAGAGTGTGGGGCAAAAAGTACCCTGAATAGAGCTGCAGGGAGGCACCAAGGCTTCCACTGATGCCCTGTGAGCTTCTAGGCaaagataataatgataatataacAGCTATCATAGTTTAGAGAacacttagtatgtgccaggcttACTGCTTCAAACTTTATATGCATCTTGttaaatattcaatatcctataatatttAGTCTTATTATGAAGCCAAAGCACACAGAAGCTAAGCAACTGGCCCCAAGTCATATGATTAGCAAGTAGCAGGATGAAGATTTGACTCCAGAGGCCTAGCTCTAAAATCCACTCCTCTGGCCAATGGAGTCAGGTGtctatctccccacccccattctcccTTGCCTCTCTAGATATGGACAGATATACCTTACGCTGGAGGATCGGGGACTTACCTGCACAGTAGGGGTTATTAGGGTTGAAGTTCAAGGCAAATTCATGGGAGACCTgagggcaagaaaaaaaaatgaggttctttccccatgaccacttttgTGCTAAGAAAAAGGGCATTATGGTATGTACCAACCAACATACAGGAGGTATTTAGTCCTGAGCATTTGTTATATACATGCCTGTAAGGATACATCCCTGCAACTCCTCATAAAGCTGGGTGCCAAGCAGCAAGTTTACCACATCCCCCAAAATCAGGACTCTGAAACTAAAAACAGGAgtaggggaggggaagaaaacaCTCACCTGCCAGTCAGGGGGTACCTGGGCCCCAAATCCAAATGCTGGGAACAGCTTGTCCCTGTGGGAAGACAGTGAatgggggaagaagcagtgagagGACCATGAGCCCAGAGGCTAAAGCATCTGCAGGGAGTGGGGACGGGCAAGAGACAAAGTTACTTACGAATCATAGTCCTGAACCACGCTGCCCACACTCCACAGTGCTGTCAGGTACTCGTTGACCCCTGTTGGGCTCAGGTAGTGCAAGGAATCAGGTGAGGAAGGGTCTCCATTGGAGCCCGTGAAGTCCACGCCcacctgggaggaggggaggaggggagctgaAGGCCACCTTGAGCCCCGGATCTGTTCTCTTGCCCCTGATGAAGCAACTTACAGTGAAGTTGATTTGACAGCCTCCCATCACATAGTCCAAGAATGAATATTCTGTTTCTACCTGTAGATGAAACCAGGGTCATAGCTGGAGTGAAGGGGTTGCGGTCATGGAGCTTAGAAGTTAGAGACTGGGTCACATGGCCTATTGTCTCACCTGACAAATCTTGACACAGATAGTTCCAGAGTTCttgtagcttttctttttctgctgtttCTCGAGGTGGATGCATTCAAACTCAGCCtggtaaggaaagaaaaattagagtAGGAAACTTCTAGAGCATTAGCCAGGATTGGagctgccctgccctccctctcttcctggaGCTGCAGCCCCTAGGCCCACCTCAATACTGAGCCAGCACTCACTGGGACTGCTTGCAGCTGGGCCAAGCTGGTGTGGAAGGTACCAATGAGGTCATGTGAACCATCACTGTCATAATCTGAGCATCGCACCTAGGAGGgaaggtgtgtgtatgtatataaagacCAGGAGGCAGGTGGCAGGTGAGAATAAATCCCTCCCCAGGCTCTCTGCCCCTGCTCAGTCCACTCAGGAGGCAAGCTCCTCACCTGGATGGGTGTGCTGGGGTCTCCCCCACAGAAATGTTGAAGGGGAACAGAGAAGCGCTTCCAAGTAGGGTTCAGGTTGTTCTTGATGACCTGAAGGTGGAGGGCAAGGCCTCTAGTGAGCTCTGCGTTGGCATGTGGGGAGCTGCCATTCTTCCTACCCATATGCAGACTCTTTAGCCCTGTGCTCCAAACCCTGGTAATCACAAGCCCCAGGAGATTCTCTCCTACCCCATCATACCCAATCCCAGGGGTCTCACACCTCAGATCTGTATGCCAGGTGCCATTTCCCATCACCCTGATGGAAAAACTCCAAGAACGGATCCGATTTTCCCAGGAAGTCCTGTCAATATCACAGAGACCACAGTTAAGACTCAGTCACCTGACAACCACTATGAAAGAccttcccacccttccccctccaacaCACCATCCCTGTCCGCTTAATTCTTGAACCTCCAGGGCCTCCTTCCACACACACCTTCTTATCTAGGTTTCTGGCCTCCACCTCCATGGTCACTACACGACTATCCTTCAGCTCCTGAGCTGAGACCTAGGTAGGGGAAGAAGCAGGAGACTGTATCATCTCATGAATTCCTCATGGATATAAGTACACAACCACCCACAAACCCCAGCAGAGTTCCTCCTTACCGTGATGGTCCCTCGCCCAGCAGGTTTTCCAGGCTTCAGCATCAAGGGTAGAGTTAGTATCCGACTGGACACAACCTGGGGCagagcaggggtgggtggggtacCAAGGTCTCAGACAAGGCTAGATTCTGTTTGACCCCAACCTCCAAGTTCCAAGCAGTCTGGTTTATCTGACAGCGCTCTTACTTAACCTGTGTCTGAAGGATTCTAATCCCTGGCTCTGCATACCTGTCCTAGGGAACACTC from Balaenoptera acutorostrata chromosome 15, mBalAcu1.1, whole genome shotgun sequence encodes the following:
- the LOC103016306 gene encoding copine-1 isoform X4, coding for MAHCVTLVQLSISCDHLIDKDISSKSDPLCVLLQDVGGGKWAELGRTERVRNCSSPEFSKTLQLEYHFETVQKLRFGIYDIDNKTPELGDDDFLGGAECSLGQVVSSRILTLPLMLKPGKPAGRGTITVSAQELKDSRVVTMEVEARNLDKKVCVEGGPGGSRIKRTGMDFLGKSDPFLEFFHQGDGKWHLAYRSEVIKNNLNPTWKRFSVPLQHFCGGDPSTPIQVRCSDYDSDGSHDLIGTFHTSLAQLQAVPAEFECIHLEKQQKKKSYKNSGTICVKICQVETEYSFLDYVMGGCQINFTVGVDFTGSNGDPSSPDSLHYLSPTGVNEYLTALWSVGSVVQDYDSDKLFPAFGFGAQVPPDWQVSHEFALNFNPNNPYCAGVQGIVDAYRQALPQVRLYGPTNFAPIINHVARFAAQAAHQRTASAPREALAQTVLAEVPTQLVSYFKAQGWAPFKPLPPAAKGPAQVPQA
- the LOC103016306 gene encoding copine-1 isoform X3, whose amino-acid sequence is MAHCVTLVQLSISCDHLIDKDISSKSDPLCVLLQDVGGGKWAELGRTERVRNCSSPEFSKTLQLEYHFETVQKLRFGIYDIDNKTPELGDDDFLGGAECSLGQVVSSRILTLPLMLKPGKPAGRGTITVSAQELKDSRVVTMEVEARNLDKKDFLGKSDPFLEFFHQGDGKWHLAYRSEVIKNNLNPTWKRFSVPLQHFCGGDPSTPIQVRCSDYDSDGSHDLIGTFHTSLAQLQAVPAEFECIHLEKQQKKKSYKNSGTICVKICQVETEYSFLDYVMGGCQINFTVGVDFTGSNGDPSSPDSLHYLSPTGVNEYLTALWSVGSVVQDYDSDKLFPAFGFGAQVPPDWQVSHEFALNFNPNNPYCAGVQGIVDAYRQALPQVRLYGPTNFAPIINHVARFAAQAAHQRTASQYFVLLLLTDGAVTDVEATREAVVRASYLPMSVIIVGVGGADFEAMEQLDADGGPLRTRSGEAAARDIVQFVPYRRFQNAPREALAQTVLAEVPTQLVSYFKAQGWAPFKPLPPAAKGPAQVPQA
- the LOC103016306 gene encoding copine-1 isoform X2, with product MAHCVTLVQLSISCDHLIDKDISSKSDPLCVLLQDVGGGKWAELGRTERVRNCSSPEFSKTLQLEYHFETVQKLRFGIYDIDNKTPELGDDDFLGGAECSLGQVVSSRILTLPLMLKPGKPAGRGTITVSAQELKDSRVVTMEVEARNLDKKVCVEGGPGGSRIKRTGMDFLGKSDPFLEFFHQGDGKWHLAYRSEVIKNNLNPTWKRFSVPLQHFCGGDPSTPIQVRCSDYDSDGSHDLIGTFHTSLAQLQAVPAEFECIHLEKQQKKKSYKNSGTICVKICQVETEYSFLDYVMGGCQINFTVGVDFTGSNGDPSSPDSLHYLSPTGVNEYLTALWSVGSVVQDYDSDKLFPAFGFGAQVPPDWQVSHEFALNFNPNNPYCAGVQGIVDAYRQALPQVRLYGPTNFAPIINHVARFAAQAAHQRTASQYFVLLLLTDGAVTDVEATREAVVRASYLPMSVIIVGVGGADFEAMEQLDADGGPLRTRSGEAAARDIVQFVPYRRFQNAPREALAQTVLAEVPTQLVSYFKAQGWAPFKPLPPAAKGPAQVPQA